A portion of the Streptomyces sp. NBC_00376 genome contains these proteins:
- a CDS encoding EamA family transporter translates to MIALLLALGSSLAYGCADFLGGLGARKAHVLRTVMIAAPASLAVELLLWPVLGASFSLGALGWGAASGVVSAAAFALLYRTLAIGPMNVLSPVTALVSAALPVCVGLFQGEHLGAAGLVGLPLALFAVVLVSAGHGAGVVRPSRTALLLALGAGAAIALQLIFLHQAPSDSGVAPLIIGRAVSSAVTLAVAGLMYRKLGPERPAYAMSAAAGVLDSMANLMFLLAARSGDLTVVAVITALYPAGTVLLARGVLAERIHRGQLVGLGTAAVAVGLLALT, encoded by the coding sequence GTGATCGCTCTGCTCCTGGCTCTGGGCAGCTCACTCGCATACGGGTGCGCCGACTTCCTCGGCGGTCTCGGTGCCCGCAAGGCCCATGTCCTGCGTACGGTGATGATCGCCGCCCCGGCCTCGCTCGCGGTCGAGCTGCTGCTGTGGCCGGTGCTCGGGGCCTCGTTCAGCCTCGGTGCCCTGGGCTGGGGTGCCGCGTCGGGGGTCGTCTCCGCCGCCGCGTTCGCCCTTCTCTACCGCACCCTGGCGATCGGCCCGATGAACGTGCTCTCGCCGGTGACCGCGCTGGTCTCCGCCGCGCTGCCCGTCTGCGTGGGGCTGTTCCAGGGCGAGCACCTGGGGGCCGCCGGGCTGGTGGGCCTGCCGCTCGCACTGTTCGCGGTGGTGCTGGTCAGCGCCGGGCACGGCGCCGGGGTCGTGCGCCCGTCCCGTACCGCGCTGCTGCTGGCCCTCGGCGCGGGCGCCGCCATAGCCCTCCAGCTGATCTTCCTGCACCAGGCACCGTCCGACAGCGGTGTGGCACCGCTGATCATCGGCCGGGCGGTCTCCTCCGCCGTCACCCTGGCCGTCGCCGGGCTGATGTACCGCAAGCTCGGCCCCGAGCGGCCCGCCTACGCGATGTCGGCCGCCGCGGGCGTCCTGGACTCGATGGCGAACCTGATGTTCCTGCTCGCCGCCCGCAGCGGGGACCTGACCGTCGTCGCCGTGATCACCGCCCTCTACCCGGCCGGCACGGTCCTGCTCGCCCGCGGCGTGCTCGCCGAACGCATCCACCGCGGCCAGCTCGTCGGCCTGGGCACCGCCGCCGTCGCCGTCGGCCTCCTCGCCCTGACCTGA
- a CDS encoding B3/B4 domain-containing protein has product MTTFRIAPDVTDAFPDTLIALVTATGLRGREPWPDTAAALEGLERGLADGVWQPADETDPRIEAWHTAYRSFGTNPRRVRPSVDALGRRFTKRGTLPRINPAVDSYNAVSVRHGLPAGAFDLDHVTGDVDIRYADGSEEFTPLGEPDAVENPKPGEIVYADAGGVLTRHWNHRDAHRTRVTEDSDRVVLVLETLRATHDGDLVGVAAEELRNLLAPHCEQTAVQYLGPADPKVTV; this is encoded by the coding sequence ATGACCACCTTCCGCATCGCCCCCGACGTCACGGACGCCTTCCCCGACACCCTCATCGCCCTGGTCACCGCCACCGGCCTGCGCGGCCGCGAACCCTGGCCCGACACCGCCGCCGCCCTGGAGGGCCTGGAGCGGGGGCTCGCCGACGGTGTCTGGCAGCCCGCCGACGAGACCGACCCGCGCATCGAGGCGTGGCACACCGCCTACCGCTCCTTCGGCACCAACCCGCGCCGCGTCCGGCCCAGCGTCGACGCGCTCGGCCGCCGCTTCACGAAGCGCGGGACTCTGCCGCGTATCAACCCCGCCGTCGACTCGTACAACGCCGTCTCCGTCCGTCACGGTCTGCCCGCCGGCGCATTCGACCTGGACCACGTCACCGGCGACGTCGACATCCGGTACGCGGACGGCAGCGAGGAGTTCACCCCGCTCGGCGAGCCCGACGCCGTCGAGAACCCCAAGCCCGGCGAGATCGTCTACGCGGACGCCGGCGGCGTCCTGACCCGGCACTGGAACCACCGCGACGCCCACCGCACCCGTGTCACCGAGGACTCCGACCGCGTCGTCCTCGTACTCGAAACCCTCCGCGCCACCCACGACGGCGACCTCGTCGGGGTCGCGGCGGAGGAGCTGAGGAACCTGCTCGCACCGCACTGCGAACAGACCGCCGTGCAGTACCTCGGGCCGGCGGACCCCAAGGTCACCGTCTGA
- a CDS encoding response regulator has product MTDGAPVRVLVADDQAMVRGSFRVLVDHTPGMTAVGEAATGTEAVELARRARPDVVLMDIRMPELDGIEATRRICSDPATSRVRVLVLTTFDLDEYVYAALRAGATGFLLKDTPPAEVLTAIGVVAAGESLLAPSVTSRLIAEFARRPEPGRPPSRSLDGVTDRELEVLGLIARGLSNTEIAQHLRLSPATVKTHIGRLLAKLRARDRAQLVIVAYETGLVDARRHDGLRR; this is encoded by the coding sequence ATGACCGACGGAGCACCGGTCCGGGTGCTGGTCGCGGACGACCAGGCCATGGTGCGCGGCAGTTTCCGCGTACTGGTCGATCACACGCCCGGCATGACCGCGGTGGGCGAGGCGGCGACCGGCACGGAGGCCGTCGAGCTGGCCCGGCGCGCACGGCCGGACGTGGTGCTGATGGACATACGCATGCCGGAACTCGACGGCATCGAGGCCACCCGGCGCATCTGCTCGGACCCCGCCACGTCCCGGGTCCGCGTCCTGGTCCTGACCACCTTCGACCTGGACGAGTACGTCTATGCCGCACTGCGCGCCGGAGCCACCGGCTTCCTCCTGAAGGACACCCCGCCGGCGGAGGTCCTCACCGCCATCGGAGTCGTCGCCGCGGGGGAGTCGCTGCTCGCGCCCTCGGTCACGAGCCGTCTGATCGCGGAATTCGCCCGCCGCCCGGAGCCGGGACGGCCACCGTCCCGTTCGCTGGACGGGGTCACGGACCGGGAGCTGGAGGTGCTCGGCCTGATCGCGCGCGGCCTGTCCAACACGGAGATCGCGCAGCACCTCCGGCTGAGCCCGGCCACGGTCAAGACGCACATCGGCCGGCTGCTCGCCAAGCTCCGGGCGCGCGACCGCGCCCAACTCGTCATCGTCGCCTACGAGACCGGTCTGGTCGACGCCCGAAGGCACGACGGTCTCAGACGGTGA
- a CDS encoding sensor histidine kinase, which produces MIPTVDRRRPRLQLLDLVAALSLTAVYIGFVRMGSGDGQAHYTGPLWTGYLVAAAVGLPIAVRRRRPLLVLAVVLAALAAASLLDIVREPYAAAGFGAYLVGLAEPARRSVPALAVALTVAGGAVYLGEAVVTPAEDPLGAVGVAGLVVLVIGGSWGAGRTVRGRRADAVREERRRAERAVAEERLRIARELHDIVSHNLSLIAVKAGVAGHVADADPQEARAALKIIEETSRSALGEMRRTLGVLRGQGTPPGAGTQLAPDAPLGPDAPLGPVPDLGRLDALGVEAGRAGTDIRFAVHGTEGLAEGMRVTAHRIVQEAVTNVVRHASPTRCRVTVAADPREIRIDVVDDGPPAGRRRTGHELPGGHGLLGMRERAMMYQGSFAAGPRPEGGFAVSVRLPVGGERNT; this is translated from the coding sequence ATGATCCCCACGGTCGACCGCCGCCGTCCGAGGCTCCAACTCCTCGACCTCGTCGCGGCGTTGTCCCTGACCGCCGTCTACATCGGATTCGTCCGGATGGGTTCCGGCGACGGCCAGGCGCACTACACCGGGCCGCTCTGGACCGGGTACCTGGTCGCCGCCGCGGTGGGTCTGCCCATCGCCGTGCGCAGGCGCCGACCGCTCCTGGTGCTGGCGGTCGTCCTCGCCGCGCTGGCTGCCGCCTCGCTCCTGGACATCGTGCGCGAGCCGTACGCGGCGGCCGGCTTCGGGGCCTACCTGGTCGGCCTCGCCGAACCGGCCCGCCGCTCCGTACCCGCGCTGGCCGTTGCACTGACGGTGGCGGGCGGCGCCGTCTACCTCGGCGAGGCCGTGGTCACCCCGGCCGAGGACCCGTTGGGGGCCGTGGGAGTGGCCGGGCTGGTGGTGCTGGTGATCGGTGGTTCCTGGGGTGCGGGCCGCACGGTGCGCGGGCGCCGGGCCGACGCCGTACGGGAGGAGCGGCGTCGCGCGGAGCGTGCGGTGGCGGAGGAACGCCTCAGGATCGCCCGGGAGTTGCACGACATCGTCTCGCACAACCTCAGCCTCATCGCCGTCAAGGCGGGCGTCGCCGGACATGTCGCGGACGCCGATCCGCAGGAGGCGAGGGCCGCGCTGAAGATCATCGAGGAGACGAGCCGGTCCGCCCTGGGCGAGATGCGGCGCACCCTCGGCGTACTGCGCGGCCAGGGCACGCCCCCCGGCGCGGGCACGCAGCTCGCCCCGGACGCTCCCCTCGGCCCGGACGCCCCGCTCGGCCCGGTCCCGGACCTCGGCCGCCTGGACGCGCTGGGTGTCGAGGCCGGGCGGGCGGGCACGGACATCCGGTTCGCGGTCCACGGCACGGAGGGACTGGCCGAGGGGATGCGGGTGACCGCCCACCGGATCGTCCAGGAGGCCGTCACCAATGTCGTACGGCACGCGTCCCCGACCCGGTGCCGGGTCACGGTCGCGGCGGACCCGCGCGAGATCCGTATCGACGTCGTGGACGACGGCCCACCGGCGGGCCGCCGGCGGACCGGACATGAACTTCCCGGCGGGCACGGACTGCTGGGGATGCGGGAGCGGGCCATGATGTACCAAGGCAGCTTCGCTGCGGGTCCGCGCCCGGAGGGCGGTTTCGCGGTGTCCGTCCGGCTGCCGGTCGGCGGGGAGCGGAACACATGA
- a CDS encoding VOC family protein: MTTEGFTTCLWFDGQAEEAAEYYVSVFKNSRLGAIGRYNEAGPGPAGSVMTVEFELNGQKFVGVNGGPEFTFGEAISFQIRCADQAEVDYYWGTLTDGGEEGPCGWLKDRYGLSWQVVPEVLPGMVTDPDGAKAARTTRAMMTMKKLDIAALRKAHDEG, encoded by the coding sequence ATGACCACCGAGGGCTTCACCACATGTCTGTGGTTCGACGGACAGGCCGAGGAGGCGGCGGAGTACTACGTCTCGGTCTTCAAGAACTCCCGCCTCGGGGCGATCGGCCGCTACAACGAGGCGGGGCCGGGGCCCGCCGGATCGGTGATGACGGTCGAGTTCGAGCTCAACGGCCAGAAGTTCGTGGGGGTGAACGGCGGCCCGGAGTTCACGTTCGGCGAGGCCATCTCGTTCCAGATCCGCTGCGCGGACCAGGCCGAGGTGGACTACTACTGGGGCACTCTCACGGACGGGGGCGAGGAGGGGCCCTGCGGCTGGCTGAAGGACAGGTACGGACTCTCCTGGCAGGTCGTGCCGGAGGTGCTGCCGGGGATGGTCACCGATCCGGACGGGGCGAAGGCCGCCAGGACCACCAGGGCGATGATGACCATGAAGAAGCTGGACATCGCCGCGCTGCGGAAGGCCCACGACGAGGGCTGA